The Actinoplanes sp. N902-109 genomic interval CGGCCCCGGTGACGTCCGCGACGCCACGTACCGCGCGTTGGCAGCGGTGCAGACCTGGCTCGCGGGGGCGGCGGACGGCCGGTTGGCCATGGTGACGGGTCCGGTCACCGACCCGGCCGCCGCGGCGGTCTGGGGGCTGGTCCGCTCGGCCCAGTCCGAACACCCGGACCGCTTCGTGCTCATCGCCGCCGACGAACCGCTCACCCCCGAACTGCTGACGCGCGCCATGGCCGCCGGTGAACCGCAGCTCGCCGTGACGGCCGGCCGGCTCACCGTGCCGCGGCTGGTCCGTAAGCCGGTCGCGGCGCCGGCGCGCCGGCCGATCACCGGCACGGTGCTGATCACCGGCGGCACCGGGACACTGGGCCGGCTGGCCGCCCGGCACCTCGTCGAGACGTACGGCGTGCGCCATCTGGTGCTGGTCAGCCGGAGTGGCCCGGACGCCCCGGGGGCCGCCGAGTTCGCGGCCGGGCTGGACGCGTCGGTGCGGACGGTGGCCTGCGACGTGGCCGATCCCGCGGCCGCCGCGCGCCTGCTGGCCACCATCGAGCCGCCGCTGGGCGCGGTCGTGCACGCGGCCGGGGTGCTGGACGACGGCGTCGTCACCGCGCTGACCCCGGACCGGATCGACACCGTCCTGCGGGCCAAGGTCGACGCGGCGACGGTGCTGCACGACCTGACCGCCGAGGCCGGCCTGACCGCCTTCGTGCTGTTCACCTCGGCCGCCTCGGTGTTCGGCAACCCCGGCCAGGGTAATTACGCCGCCGCCAACGCCGCCCTCGACGCGCTCGCGCGGCAGTGGAACGCCACGTCCATCGCCTGGGGCTTCTGGGCGCAGCGGTCCGCCCTGACCAGCGGGCTCAGCCCGGCCGACCTGGACCGCACCGCCCGGCTCGGCATGATCGCCCTGCCGGACGCGCTGGGGCTGGCGCTGTTCGACGCGGCGCTGGCCGGTGACCCCGCGACGGTCGTGGCCACCCAGCTCGACCTGACCAGCGCCCGCGACGAGGTGCCGGTGCTGCTGCGCGGGCTCGCGGCGGCTCCGGCCCGGTCGCGGCAGCCCGAGCCGGACCCGGCCCTGGACGAGGAGGCGTTGCTGCGCCTGATCGGGCGGCACGCCGCGCAGGTGCTCGGGCGCACCGACCCCATCGACGCCCGGCGGCCGTTCAAGGAGGCCGGCTTCGACTCGCTGACGTCGGTGGAACTGCGAAACCGGCTCAGCGCCGCCCTCGGCCGCCGGCTGCCCGCCACGCTGCTCTACGACCACCCGGATCCCCTGCGACTGGCCCGTCACCTGGGCGGGCACCCGGCCGCTGCCCCCGCCGGTCCGGCCGCCACCGGCCCGGTCCCGGCCGCCGAGCCGATCGCGATCGTGGGCATGGCGTGCCGGTTCCCCGGCGACGCCACCAACCCGGAGGAGCTGTGGCGGCTGGTCCGCGACGGGCGCGACGCCGTCGGCTCGTTCCCGGACGACCGCGGCTGGAACCTGGACACGCTGATCGACCCCGATCCCGACCACGAGGGCACCAGCTACACCGACAAGGGCGCGTTCCTGCGTGACGTGGCCGGTTTCGACGCGGACTTCTTCGGGATCTCGCCGCGGGAGGCGCTGGCGATGGATCCGCAGCAACGGCTGATGCTGGAGATCTCGTGGGAGGCGTTCGAGCACGCCGGTATCGATCCCACCGCGGTACGTGGCACGCCGGTCGGGGTGTTCGCCGGCTCGAACGTCCAGGACTACGCCCTGCGCCTGCACCTCGCCCCGGACCTCGTCGAAGGTCACCGGATCACCGGCGCGTCCCCCGCCGTGCTCTCCGGCCGGATCGCCTACGAACTGGGCCTGGAGGGGCCGGCGTTGACGGTGGACACGGCGTGTTCGTCGTCGTTGGTGGCGTTGCATCTGGCGGTGCAGGCGTTGCGGGGTGGTGAGTGTTCGATGGCGTTGGCCGGTGGGGTGACGGTGATGGCTGGGTCGGATGCGTTTGTGGAGTTCTCGCGGCAGCGGGGGTTGTCGCGGGATGGGCGGTGCAAGTCGTTTTCGGCGTCGGCGGATGGGACGGGTTGGTCGGAGGGCGCTGGGGTTGTGTTGGTGGAGCGGTTGTCGGATGCGTTGCGGTTGGGGCATCGGGTGTTGGCGGTGGTGCGGGGTTCGGCGGTGAATCAGGATGGTGCGTCGAATGGTTTGACGGCGCCGAGTGGGCCGTCGCAGGTGCGGGTGATCCGGCAGGCGTTGGCGGCGGCTCAGCTCACACCGGCTGATGTGGATGTGGTGGAGGCGCACGGTACGGGCACGACGCTGGGCGACCCGATCGAGGCGCAGGCGTTGCTGGCCACGTACGGGCAGGGCCGGCCGACTGACCGTCCGCTGTGGCTGGGGTCGCTGAAGTCGAACATCGGGCACACCCAGGCGGCGGCCGGGGTGGCCGGCGTGATCAAGATGATCCAGGCGATGCGGTACGAACAGATGCCGCCGACCCTGCACGTCACCGAGCCGACGCCGGAGGTGGACTGGTCGGCCGGGGCGGTGGAGCTGCTGACGTCCGGCCGGGAGTGGCCGACGGCTGATCGCCCGCGCCGGGCGGCGGTGTCGGCGTTCGGGGTGAGCGGGACCAACGCCCACGTGATCCTGGAACAGGGCCCTGCCACCGAAACGCACCCCCCGGTGCACACCGGTCCGGTTACCGTGCCCTGGGTGCTGTCGGCCCGCTCGGAGGCGGCCCTTCGCGGTCAGGTCGAACGGCTGGCCGCGTACGCCACCGAGCACCCGGACCTCGACCCGCTGACCGTCGCGCGGTCCCTCGTGGACAGCCGCGCCGCGTTGCCGCACCGGGCCGTCGCCGTCGGTGCCGACCGTGCTCAGTTGCTGCACTCGCTGGAACGCCCCGTCCGTGGCCGGACCACTCCCGGCAAGCTGGCGTTTTTGTTTACGGGTCAGGGTTCGCAGCGGGTGGGGATGGGTCGGGGTTTGTATGAGCGGTTCCCGGTTTTTCGGGAGGCGTTCGATGAGGTGTGCGGTTTGTTGGATCGGGAGTTGGGTGGGTCGGTGCGGGATGTGGTTTTTGGTGGTGGTGGGGGTGTGCTGGATCGGACGGTGTGGGCGCAGGCGGGGTTGTTCGCGGTGGAGACGGCGTTGTTCCGGTTGGTGTGGTCGTGGGGGGTGCGGCCGGATTTTGTGGCGGGGCATTCGGTGGGTGAGGTGGTGGCGGCTCATGTGGCGGGGGTGTTGTCGCTGGGGGATGCGGTGGTGTTGGTGGCGGCTCGGGGTCGGTTGATGCAGGGGTTGCCGTCGGGTGGGGCGATGGTGGCGGTGGGTGCGGGGTTGGCTGAGGTGGAGTCGGTGTTGGTGCCGGGGGTGCAGGTTGCGGCGGTGAATGGTCCGTCGGCGGTGGTGGTTTCGGGGGAGGAGGTGGCGGTTGAGGGTGTTGCGGGGGTGTTGGCGGCGCGGGGTCGGCGGGTGAAGCGGTTGGTGGTGTCGCATGCGTTTCATTCGGCGTTGATGGAGCCGATGGTGGCGGAGTTTGCGGGGGTGGTTGGGGGGTTGTCGTTTGGGCGGCCGCGGTTGGGGTGGGTGTCGGGTGGGTGGGATGCGGGTTATTGGGTGGAGCATGTTCGTTCGGCGGTGCGGTTCGATCGGGATGTGGATTCCTTGCTGGGTGCGGGGGTCGACACCTTCCTCGAACTCGGGCCCGACGCCGTGCTGTCCGCGGCGGGCCAGGAATGCCTGACCGGCGGGCCCGACGAGGACGTGCTGTTCGTGCCGGCCCAGCGCCGCGACACCGACGACGTACGCACCCTGCTCACGGCGATCGCCACCCTGCACGTACGGGGCCGGCACGTCGACCTCCCCGCCGTGATCGGCGCTGCCCCCCGCCCGCAGGAGCTGCCCGACCTGCCCACCTACGCGTTCCAGCGCGAACGGTACTGGCTCGCGCCCGCTGACAAGCCCGCGCCGGGAACCGGCGAGGACGCCGCGTTCTGGGCCGCGGTGGAGACCGCGGACCTCGCCGCGCTGACCTCCCTCGGCGTCGACGCCGAACCCGGGCTGGGCCCGGCGATCAGCGCCCTGGCCGCCTGGCGGAGCCGCCGGGCCGAGAAGTCGCGGCTGGACGACCTGCGCTACCGGGTCACCTGGAAACCACACCGCGGCGAGGGTCCGGCCGCGCCGGAGGGCACCTGGCTCGTGGTCACCACCGACCACATCGGCGACCCCGCCCCCCGGCTCGACCGGCAAGGCATGCGCACCCGCACCGTGACGGTCGACCCCGCGGCCGGGCGCCTGGCCGATCAGCTCGGCGCCGCGCTCGCCGACGACACCGTGACCGGCGTGCTCAGCCTGCTGGCCCTGGACGACCGGCCCCGGCCGGGCTCCCCGCTGCTCAGCACCGGAGCGGCGGCAACGCTGACCCTGATCCGGACGCTGGCCGAACTCGGCGCCCGGCAACGGCTGTGCTGCGTCACCGCCGGCGCGGTCAGCACCACCGCGGCCGATCCCGCCCCCGACCCGCGGCAGGCGCTGCTCTGGGGCCTCGGTCTGGCCACGGCGCTGGAACACCCCGACCGCTGGGCCGGGCTGATCGATCTGCCCGGCGAGCTCGACGACCGCACCGCCCGGTCGCTGGTCGCGGCCGTCGCCCAGCTGGCCGACGAGGACCAGGTGGCGGTCCGGTCCCCCGGCCGCTACGTCCGGCGGATCTCCCCGGCCCCGGCCACCACCGCCCCGATGACCGGGATCGGCGGCACCGTCGTGGTCACCGGCGGCACCGAAGGACTCGGCGAGCACGCGGCCCGCCGGCTGGCCGAGCTCGGCGCCGAGCACCTGGTGCTGACCCTGGACGCCGACCCGGTCCCGCCCGCGGCCGGGGCGCTGCGCGACGACCTGGTGGCCCGCGGGACCAAGGTGACGCTGGCGACCGTGGACCTGACCGACCGGGACGCGGTCCGGCACCTGCTGGACCAGCCGCTGACCGGGGTGGTGCACGCGGCCGACCTGATCCGGACCGGTCCGGTCACCGCCATCACGGCCGAGGAGCTCGACACCGTGCTGGCAGCCAAGGCCGACGGGCTCGCCGTCATCGACGACGTGCTCGGTGACCGCCCGCTGGAGCTGTTCGTGGCGTTCTCCACCGTTGCCGGCATCTGGGGCGGCGGCGGCCAGGGCACCCCCGGCGCGGTCAACGCCGTCGTCGACGCCATCATGCAGCGCCGCCGGTCCCGGGGGCTGACCGCGACGTCGATGGCCTGGGGGGTGATCGACGGCTTCGGGGTGGCCGCCGACACCGCGGCGCAGGAGCAGCTCCGCCGGCGTGGCGTGCTGCCGCTGAGCCCGGAGACCGCGCTGGCCGCGCTGGCCTATGCCACCGGCGCCGACCCGGTCCTGGCGGTGGCCCAGATCGACTGGGCGACGTTCGCACCGGCGTTCACCTCGTTGCGGCCCAGCCCGCTGATCGGTGACCTGCCCGGCGTACCCGAAGCGCTCGAAGCCGCCCGTCCGGAACGCGACGAAGGGGCCGCCCGCCGGCTGGCCGAGCTGCCCGAGGCGGACCGCGACCGGGCGCTGATCACCCTGGTGCGCACGGCCACCGCCACCGCGCTGGGGCATCAGCCCGACGCCATCAACCCACGCCGGGCGTTCCAGGAGATGGGGTTCGACTCGCTGGCCGCGGTGACCTTGCGCAACGGGCTGGCCGGGGAACTGGGCATCAGCCTGCCGGCGACCCTCGTCTTCGACTATCCGACACCGGCCGCGCTGGCCGGCTTCCTGAGCAGTGAACTGGCCGGGCCTCCCGACGCCGACGTGGACGAGACCGAGGTGCGGCGGGTGCTGGCCACCGTACCGGTGAACCGGCTGCGGGAAGCCGGGGTGCTGGACGTCCTCATGGGTCTGGCGGGCGCCGAGCCGGCGCCGGCCGCCGTGGTCACGGTGGCGGACGAGATCGAGCAGATCGACGGGATGGACGTGGCCGATCTGCTGCGCCGAGCGCTGGAGGGCACCCAACCGTGACCGAGAACAAGACCGTCAGCACGGGCAACGACACTCAGCTGATCGACGCCCTGCGGAGCTCGCTGAAGGACAACGCACGGCTCAAGCACCGCTACGACAGCGTCCTGGCCGCCGCCACCGAGCCGATCGCGATCGTGGGCATGGCCTGCCGGCTGCCCGGCGGGGTCGAGTCGCCGGAGGACCTGTGGCGGCTCGTGGCCGGCGGCGGTGACGGCATCACCGGCTTCCCGGACAACCGGGGATGGGACCTGGACAACCTGTTCCACCCCGACCCCGACCACCCCGGCACGAGCTACGCCCGGGAGGGTGGCTTCCTGCACGACGCCGGCGACTTCGACCCCGGCTTCTTCGGGATCTCGCCCCGCGAGGCGCTCGCGATGGACCCGCAGCAACGGCTGATGCTGGAGATCTCCTGGGAGGTCTTCGAACGTGCCGGGGTCGACCCGGAGACGCTGCGCGGCAAGGACGTCGGGGTCTTCTCGGGCATCGCCTTCCACGACTACGCCGCCGACCTGTCGGCGGTGCCCGACGGGCTGGAGGGCTTCGTGCTGACCGGCGGGGCCGGCAGTGTGCTGTCCGGCCGGGTCTCCTACGCCTTCGGCTTCGAGGGCCCGGCGGTCACGCTCGACACCGCCTGCTCGTCGTCGCTGGTGGCGTTGCACCTGGCGGCTCAGGCGCTGCGCGCCGGCGAATGCTCGATGGCGCTGGCCGGCGGGGTCACGGTGATGGCCAGCTCCGATGCGTTCGTGGGCTTCTCCCGCCAGCGGGGCCTGGCCCCGGACGGCCGGTGCAAGCCGTTCGCCGCGGCCGCCGACGGCACCGGCTTCGCCGAGGGCGCCGGCGTGCTGCTGGTCGAGCGGTTGTCCGACGCGCAGCGGCTCGGGCACCGGGTGCTCGCGGTGGTCCGCGGCTCGGCGGTCAACCAGGACGGTGCGTCCAACGGGCTCACCGCCCCCAACGGCCCGTCCCAGCAGCGCGTCATCCGGCGCGCCCTGAGCGGGGCCGGGCTGTCGCCGGGCGAGGTGGACGTCGTCGAGGCGCACGGCACCGGCACCGCGCTGGGTGACCCGATCGAGGCCCAGGCGATCATCGCCACCTACGGCCCGGGCCGGGAACGGCCGCTGTGGCTGGGATCGATCAAGTCGAACATCGGCCACACCCAGGCCGCCGCGGGTGTGGCCGGGGTGATCAAGATGGTGCTGGCGATGAGCCACGGCGTGCTGCCCGCCACCCTGCACGTCGACCAGCCGACGCCGCAGGTGGACTGGAGCGGCGGCACGGTCGAGCTGCTGACCGCTCA includes:
- a CDS encoding type I polyketide synthase, which encodes MLRADLVRPLPDLLREQSARFGDKIAFRDAQRAVSYAELELRTRRLAGHLAQAALRPGDRMAMLLGNRVEMVECYLAVVRAGGVGVPVNPRLPVAELEHILTDSGATVIVTDHAHLAQLDKLPPRRYPVTVVVVGPDAAPAHCLSYERLATTDPATPAPDDQSLDDIAWMLYTSGTTGKPKGVLTTQRNCLWSVAASYVPALGLTEDDRVLWPLPLFHSLAHIACVLAVTAVGASARITDGLSVADVFEVWRAEQSTVIAGVPTLYHYLARAAQAPDVTVPAVRVGLVGGAVTTAALRRSFEDAFGAPLIDAYGSTEAAGAIAINWPTGARVEGSCGLPVPGLALRLVDGTGQDVPDGAEGEVWVRGPNVMVGYHNQPAATAETLAGGWYHTGDLARRDPAGYLTITGRIKELIIRAGENIHPADVEEVIRRVPGVADVAVAGKPHDILGEVPVAYVVPGPDGFDPMLVLARCREHLAYFKVPEQVYEIREIPRTASGKVTRRKLLDSPARLRAVGATHHEDLFGLDWVPVPVGGTPVLGRWSVPAGAPATLVSGLRAAGAEVSDKDPGADVVVLIADEHAPAADQVTWLRAALADDLPGAAPVLVLTSGAVATAPGEAVQNLDQAALWGAVRSVPATGDRRVVVADLDCADPGAVAMLPVLLGSDEDQAALRGSDEDQAALRPAALLVPRLHRLPTAGQPGSDGLTGPALVTGAHTEQGAAVAHHLVTALGIRRLLLIVPPGTGELTAELRAQLAATGAVVQVTECELTDLPRMRPALAQAGGPLSVVVHTWDPRGAVAVGPALADVRALGDLVAQPGLRAFLLFSAAAGVLGSPEPEEAAVAAYVDAYASQLSGRGVAASSLAWGRGDFGGGDAGVFGVREGLGLVDAALELRRPHVVAAKLDIDAPAAGRVPAVLRDLIDRPEPAAGDPQPAPQRERHAGPVGPDREHELLDLVREHTAALLGLAGPAVVAASRAFTDLGLNSVSAVALRNRLKDATGLPLPVTVAFDCPTPAALAGFLRRELTGAGQLVDEPARPTAADEPIAIVGMACRLPGGIDSPERLWELVLAGGDAVGDFPADRGWDLAALFHPDPDHPGTSYSRYGGFLDAAGGFDPAFFEISPREALAMDPQQRLMLEVSWAALENAGIDPSSLRGRPVGVFAGAMHQNYGVGAVTADLEGYLPTGLSESVLSGRISYVLGLEGPALTVDTACSSSLVALHLAGQALRNGECTMALAGGVTVMATPESFIGFSRQRGLSADGRCKSFAAAADGTGWSEGAGVLVVERLSDAHRLGHPVLAIVRGTAVNQDGGSNGLTAPSGPAQQRVIRQALAAAGVPASEVDVVEAHGTGTTLGDPIEAQALIAAYGGERAHPLLLGSLKSNIGHAQAAAGVAGVIKMVLAMRHGVVPRTLHVDEPTPRVDWSAGSVQVLTTQRAWPETGHPRRAGVSAFGVSGTNAHVILEHDGVAAPAGPAARGPVPLLISAKGPAALAAQARRLSDALTAAPETSLADIGWTLATGRAALSHRAVVVAAGHREAVTALDALAAGDPAAGVVTGTAVDSPGRRVFVFPGQGAQWAGMGAQLMTESPVFEARLRECAAVLDELTGWSLLDVLRGAGGAPGLDRVDVVQPASFAVMVALAALWESVGIVPDAVLGHSQGEIAAACVAGALSLHDAATVVVGRSRAIAAGLAGHGAMVSVALPLADVTALIEQWAGAVQLAAVNGPAAVVVAGDIAALDELLDVCERRGVRARRIPVDYASHTTHVERIEPDVLAALEGITPRSATVPFFSTVTGDWLDTSRLDGHYWYSNLRQTVGFAAAVQALAGHGWDVFLEVSPHPVLVPSMSELVAEDERPVTVAGTLRRDDGGLRRFLTALAELHVRGVGADLRAAFGAGPRKADLPTYAFQHEHYWLVPATAGVPDPSEALFEVAWTAAADGAGRPEPFETVDLTHGPGDVRDATYRALAAVQTWLAGAADGRLAMVTGPVTDPAAAAVWGLVRSAQSEHPDRFVLIAADEPLTPELLTRAMAAGEPQLAVTAGRLTVPRLVRKPVAAPARRPITGTVLITGGTGTLGRLAARHLVETYGVRHLVLVSRSGPDAPGAAEFAAGLDASVRTVACDVADPAAAARLLATIEPPLGAVVHAAGVLDDGVVTALTPDRIDTVLRAKVDAATVLHDLTAEAGLTAFVLFTSAASVFGNPGQGNYAAANAALDALARQWNATSIAWGFWAQRSALTSGLSPADLDRTARLGMIALPDALGLALFDAALAGDPATVVATQLDLTSARDEVPVLLRGLAAAPARSRQPEPDPALDEEALLRLIGRHAAQVLGRTDPIDARRPFKEAGFDSLTSVELRNRLSAALGRRLPATLLYDHPDPLRLARHLGGHPAAAPAGPAATGPVPAAEPIAIVGMACRFPGDATNPEELWRLVRDGRDAVGSFPDDRGWNLDTLIDPDPDHEGTSYTDKGAFLRDVAGFDADFFGISPREALAMDPQQRLMLEISWEAFEHAGIDPTAVRGTPVGVFAGSNVQDYALRLHLAPDLVEGHRITGASPAVLSGRIAYELGLEGPALTVDTACSSSLVALHLAVQALRGGECSMALAGGVTVMAGSDAFVEFSRQRGLSRDGRCKSFSASADGTGWSEGAGVVLVERLSDALRLGHRVLAVVRGSAVNQDGASNGLTAPSGPSQVRVIRQALAAAQLTPADVDVVEAHGTGTTLGDPIEAQALLATYGQGRPTDRPLWLGSLKSNIGHTQAAAGVAGVIKMIQAMRYEQMPPTLHVTEPTPEVDWSAGAVELLTSGREWPTADRPRRAAVSAFGVSGTNAHVILEQGPATETHPPVHTGPVTVPWVLSARSEAALRGQVERLAAYATEHPDLDPLTVARSLVDSRAALPHRAVAVGADRAQLLHSLERPVRGRTTPGKLAFLFTGQGSQRVGMGRGLYERFPVFREAFDEVCGLLDRELGGSVRDVVFGGGGGVLDRTVWAQAGLFAVETALFRLVWSWGVRPDFVAGHSVGEVVAAHVAGVLSLGDAVVLVAARGRLMQGLPSGGAMVAVGAGLAEVESVLVPGVQVAAVNGPSAVVVSGEEVAVEGVAGVLAARGRRVKRLVVSHAFHSALMEPMVAEFAGVVGGLSFGRPRLGWVSGGWDAGYWVEHVRSAVRFDRDVDSLLGAGVDTFLELGPDAVLSAAGQECLTGGPDEDVLFVPAQRRDTDDVRTLLTAIATLHVRGRHVDLPAVIGAAPRPQELPDLPTYAFQRERYWLAPADKPAPGTGEDAAFWAAVETADLAALTSLGVDAEPGLGPAISALAAWRSRRAEKSRLDDLRYRVTWKPHRGEGPAAPEGTWLVVTTDHIGDPAPRLDRQGMRTRTVTVDPAAGRLADQLGAALADDTVTGVLSLLALDDRPRPGSPLLSTGAAATLTLIRTLAELGARQRLCCVTAGAVSTTAADPAPDPRQALLWGLGLATALEHPDRWAGLIDLPGELDDRTARSLVAAVAQLADEDQVAVRSPGRYVRRISPAPATTAPMTGIGGTVVVTGGTEGLGEHAARRLAELGAEHLVLTLDADPVPPAAGALRDDLVARGTKVTLATVDLTDRDAVRHLLDQPLTGVVHAADLIRTGPVTAITAEELDTVLAAKADGLAVIDDVLGDRPLELFVAFSTVAGIWGGGGQGTPGAVNAVVDAIMQRRRSRGLTATSMAWGVIDGFGVAADTAAQEQLRRRGVLPLSPETALAALAYATGADPVLAVAQIDWATFAPAFTSLRPSPLIGDLPGVPEALEAARPERDEGAARRLAELPEADRDRALITLVRTATATALGHQPDAINPRRAFQEMGFDSLAAVTLRNGLAGELGISLPATLVFDYPTPAALAGFLSSELAGPPDADVDETEVRRVLATVPVNRLREAGVLDVLMGLAGAEPAPAAVVTVADEIEQIDGMDVADLLRRALEGTQP